From the genome of Eucalyptus grandis isolate ANBG69807.140 chromosome 2, ASM1654582v1, whole genome shotgun sequence, one region includes:
- the LOC120286363 gene encoding MDIS1-interacting receptor like kinase 2-like, translating to MGSNVINLKTTYDQGYKKIVNSPLAELAYSLIPTKKCDVYSFGVVALETIMGKHPGDHVFGECSSSTQIESPILWKDVLDQRLLPSRLCLRDVQDVVSIAKLAFTCLQADPRLRPTMGQVSHELRVQVPLEMPLSAITLEQLRDLNVRKFGAFTGLELASTLHE from the exons ATGGGAAGCAATGTCATCAATTTGAAAACAACTTATGATCAAGGTTATAAAAAAATCGTGAATTCTCCACTTGCAGAGTTGGCTTATTCTTTAATTCCTACTAAAAAGTGCGAtgtatatagctttggagtCGTCGCATTAGAGACAATCATGGGAAAGCATCCAGGAGATCATGTCTTTGGAGAATGTTCATCATCCACTCAAATTGAATCGCCGATACTGTGGAAGGATGTGTTGGATCAACGTCTCTTGCCTTCTAGACTTTGTCTTCGAGATGTGCAAGACGTAGTCTCAATCGCCAAGCTAGCGTTCACGTGCTTGCAAGCTGATCCGCGGCTTCGACCGACTATGGGACAAGTCTCCCATGAGCTTCGCGTTCAAGTACCCCTAGAAATGCCACTCTCTGCTATCACCTTAGAGCAACTTCGTGATCTCAATGTCAGGAAATTTGGAGCATTCACAGGACTTG AGCTAGCTTCAACGTTACATGAATAG